One genomic segment of Chitinophaga sancti includes these proteins:
- a CDS encoding FecR family protein, with protein sequence MDQKTFSILLEKYLRGSISQDEVNSLLNSLEDDAMRLQWEQAIAGMLAAQTQEKNMLPGNTQGKNILPAHIQEKNLLPAQTQKENLLPAQTQEKKPHKVILYAVAATLLALLATSILYLTHNNQQPPIQIATMQPHTIAPGGNKAILTLADGSQITLDSANNGAIAHQGNVQVIKLNNGQLAYKADAAGTNELHYNRLVTPRGGQFMIILPDGSKVWLNAATSLRYPTAFSGNTREVQLSGEAYFEIAPNAHMPFIVSVNNMEVKVLGTHFNIMGYPDENSTRTTLLEGAVQVQHNTASVRLHPGQQASLQGENMTVKKDIDVDEVVAWKNGYFHFNHESLPGVMRQISRWYDVEVIYEANIPEREFGGKIERNSSLNDVLKILELSNVHYKIKERKIIITS encoded by the coding sequence ATGGATCAGAAAACCTTTTCAATCCTTTTAGAAAAATACCTCAGGGGGAGCATCTCCCAGGACGAAGTCAACAGCCTGCTGAACTCCCTGGAAGACGATGCCATGCGACTACAATGGGAGCAGGCCATCGCCGGCATGCTTGCAGCGCAAACGCAGGAGAAAAATATGCTACCAGGGAATACGCAGGGAAAAAACATACTACCTGCCCATATACAAGAAAAAAATCTGCTACCTGCTCAAACGCAAAAGGAAAACCTGCTACCTGCCCAAACCCAGGAGAAAAAACCACATAAAGTAATACTTTACGCCGTAGCAGCTACCTTATTAGCCCTCCTGGCCACCAGCATCCTCTACCTCACCCACAATAACCAACAACCACCCATTCAAATTGCCACCATGCAACCTCATACAATTGCACCCGGTGGTAACAAAGCCATCCTCACCCTCGCCGATGGCAGCCAGATCACCCTCGACAGCGCCAACAACGGCGCCATTGCCCACCAGGGCAACGTCCAGGTCATCAAACTCAACAATGGTCAACTCGCCTATAAAGCCGACGCAGCCGGCACAAACGAACTGCATTACAATCGCCTGGTCACACCCAGGGGAGGACAATTCATGATCATCCTGCCGGATGGCTCCAAAGTCTGGCTCAATGCCGCTACATCTCTCAGGTACCCTACCGCTTTCAGCGGAAATACCAGGGAAGTACAACTCTCCGGCGAAGCCTATTTTGAAATTGCACCCAACGCCCACATGCCTTTCATTGTCAGTGTAAACAACATGGAAGTAAAGGTCTTAGGTACCCATTTCAATATCATGGGCTACCCCGACGAAAACAGCACCCGGACCACCCTCCTGGAAGGCGCCGTTCAGGTACAACACAATACCGCCAGCGTACGCCTCCACCCGGGCCAACAAGCTTCCCTGCAAGGAGAAAATATGACTGTAAAAAAAGATATAGATGTAGATGAGGTAGTCGCATGGAAAAACGGCTATTTTCATTTCAACCATGAATCACTACCCGGCGTAATGCGCCAGATAAGCCGGTGGTACGACGTAGAAGTTATTTATGAAGCTAATATACCCGAAAGGGAATTCGGGGGGAAAATCGAACGCAATAGCAGCTTAAACGACGTTTTGAAAATACTTGAACTCAGCAATGTTCATTACAAGATCAAAGAAAGGAAAATTATAATCACCTCTTAA
- a CDS encoding RNA polymerase sigma-70 factor gives MHKVPHSDVDLLKLIARGDRHAYQLIFEKYWTSIYNTALLLTKSPAFAEDIAQDVFTMLWEKRSSLPAIEKPEGFLFITARNIIYSRLRKLASDKAYRQYIQHCFQEQQAPTAQEQAEYKELEQTILSTIHNLSPQQQKAFTLSRFQGMQHKEIAQNMGLSPVTIKSYIVQAIVTLRRALANHPARSILILWALSFLP, from the coding sequence ATGCATAAAGTTCCACATAGTGACGTTGATTTGCTGAAACTGATCGCCCGGGGAGACCGGCATGCATACCAACTTATATTCGAAAAATACTGGACCTCCATCTATAATACCGCCCTCCTCCTTACCAAATCGCCCGCTTTTGCCGAAGACATCGCACAGGATGTATTCACCATGCTTTGGGAAAAACGCTCCTCCCTTCCCGCTATCGAAAAGCCCGAAGGCTTCCTCTTTATCACCGCCCGCAATATCATCTATTCCCGCCTGCGCAAACTAGCCAGCGACAAAGCTTATAGACAATACATCCAACATTGCTTCCAGGAGCAGCAAGCCCCCACTGCACAAGAACAAGCAGAATACAAAGAACTGGAACAAACCATTCTCAGCACCATTCACAATCTCTCCCCCCAACAACAAAAAGCTTTTACACTAAGCCGCTTCCAGGGCATGCAACATAAGGAAATCGCCCAAAACATGGGGTTATCCCCCGTTACTATCAAAAGCTATATCGTCCAGGCAATCGTCACCCTCCGCAGGGCACTGGCCAATCACCCCGCCCGCTCCATCCTCATCCTGTGGGCACTTTCCTTCCTGCCATAA
- a CDS encoding DUF6934 family protein yields MDKEIYNFTFNKEDATFQFDSIGPKGKIRKLISYILFDRMDDGTPVLNLAFGDLEGDDQNISDTVVSNNSDRDKVLATVARTVLHIIDSYNKVGIIAQGSTPSRTRLYQISINAYKEEIDEHFEVKGLTDKGWEIFKKGTNYSSFLATKKV; encoded by the coding sequence ATGGACAAGGAAATATATAATTTCACCTTCAATAAGGAAGATGCAACTTTTCAGTTTGATAGTATTGGGCCGAAAGGTAAAATAAGGAAATTAATTTCATATATCCTTTTCGATAGAATGGATGATGGTACACCTGTTCTAAATTTAGCATTTGGCGATTTAGAAGGTGATGACCAAAATATCAGCGATACAGTTGTTTCAAATAATTCGGATAGAGACAAAGTTCTTGCGACAGTAGCCAGGACTGTATTGCACATAATTGATTCGTATAATAAAGTAGGAATAATTGCTCAGGGTAGTACTCCATCACGAACCCGATTATATCAAATTAGTATCAATGCTTACAAAGAAGAAATTGACGAGCATTTCGAAGTCAAAGGATTAACGGATAAAGGATGGGAGATATTTAAAAAGGGTACAAACTATTCATCATTTTTAGCAACTAAAAAAGTTTAA
- a CDS encoding DUF2157 domain-containing protein, with amino-acid sequence MNIRMFGKLEQDGLISPGSMSNIHAAAGEKLFSLHWELKTILYLGVLLLSGGLGVLVYKNIDTIGHQVVLLAIALACAGCFYYCFRRKLPFSWGKVPAPNPFFDYILLLGCLLFITFITYLQGAYGVFKFHYGTATFIPLTVLFFSAYYFDHLGVLSLAITNLAAWLGVNVSPLTFMKGTMYIDTRLIITGLILGAALLLMDYLTHYLRKKPHFGFTYRNFGMHLVLLACVTAMFKSHFNYYNEENASYLVWFIIQIGISCYIYREALKHQSFYFLLMMALYGYIGLSYVVVRLLILTESEGGIYAGILYFIASAIGLIVFLINSNKKIKHDSLQ; translated from the coding sequence ATGAATATTCGCATGTTCGGGAAACTGGAGCAGGATGGTTTGATCTCCCCCGGGTCAATGTCCAACATCCATGCTGCCGCCGGGGAAAAATTGTTTAGCCTCCATTGGGAATTGAAAACCATTCTTTATTTAGGAGTACTGTTATTAAGCGGGGGATTGGGTGTCCTTGTTTACAAGAATATCGATACCATTGGCCACCAGGTCGTACTGTTAGCAATTGCATTGGCTTGTGCCGGCTGTTTTTATTATTGCTTCCGGCGAAAGTTGCCTTTCTCATGGGGAAAGGTTCCAGCTCCCAACCCATTCTTCGATTACATTCTGCTGTTAGGATGTTTGTTGTTCATCACCTTTATCACCTACCTGCAAGGGGCGTATGGCGTATTTAAGTTCCACTATGGTACGGCTACATTTATTCCTTTGACAGTGTTGTTTTTCAGCGCTTATTACTTTGATCATTTAGGCGTTTTGAGTCTGGCTATTACCAACCTCGCTGCATGGCTGGGTGTAAATGTATCGCCACTGACATTTATGAAAGGTACGATGTATATAGATACACGCCTGATCATTACAGGACTGATATTGGGGGCCGCCTTGCTGTTGATGGATTACCTTACCCACTATCTGCGAAAGAAACCTCATTTCGGTTTTACCTACCGCAACTTCGGTATGCACCTGGTGTTGCTGGCATGTGTAACGGCGATGTTTAAATCTCATTTTAATTACTATAATGAAGAAAATGCCAGTTATCTGGTATGGTTCATAATTCAGATCGGCATTAGTTGCTATATATACAGGGAGGCATTGAAACACCAGTCATTTTATTTTCTGCTGATGATGGCTTTATATGGTTATATAGGGTTATCTTATGTAGTAGTACGATTGCTCATTCTCACAGAGAGCGAGGGTGGTATTTACGCAGGTATCCTGTATTTCATCGCCTCTGCTATTGGACTGATTGTATTCCTCATTAACTCAAATAAAAAGATCAAACATGATAGCCTACAATAA
- a CDS encoding GNAT family N-acetyltransferase: MHIHYKTDTVPATADIIELYDNAELKRPTKDAGRMAEIYKNSTLVVSAWDGEKLVGVARSLTDYCFCCYLADLAVNKDYQSTGIGRKLVALTQEVIGPKTMLLLLSAPTAMEYYPKIGMTRLDNAFYIARKE; this comes from the coding sequence ATGCACATCCATTACAAAACAGACACAGTTCCGGCTACAGCGGATATTATTGAATTATATGACAATGCGGAATTGAAAAGGCCGACAAAAGATGCGGGGAGGATGGCGGAGATATATAAAAACTCAACCCTGGTTGTATCTGCGTGGGATGGGGAGAAATTGGTAGGGGTAGCGAGGTCATTGACTGATTATTGTTTTTGTTGCTATCTGGCTGATCTGGCGGTGAATAAGGATTATCAGTCGACGGGGATCGGGAGGAAATTAGTGGCCTTGACGCAGGAGGTGATAGGGCCAAAGACGATGTTATTGTTATTGTCAGCGCCGACAGCAATGGAGTATTATCCAAAAATTGGGATGACCAGGTTGGATAATGCATTTTATATAGCAAGAAAGGAATAG
- a CDS encoding PLP-dependent aminotransferase family protein, protein MLPFQTLIPLNKTLALPVYRQIANAIAQHIRNGIIKPETALPGTREMAETLDVHRKTVVAAYSELQIQGWILVTPRKGFYVAGNLPELKPREWQQEGASGYGKQMSAPFNVLTSNYQGSIYPPHTPFRLIIDDGWPDTRLAPLDLLMREYRSLLKFKYKNPVTGTVTAGALSLREAMVDYLSETRGIKADIPNLLITHGAQMAIYIAARLTITPGAHVIAGTPGYNTASQLFQHLGANLLTVPVDEQGIDTDAVAAICKKHPISMLYVIPHHHHPTTVTLSPARRMHLLELAAQYNFAIIEDDYDYGFHYNSSPYLPLASGQHDGRVIYIGSFSKSLAASVRIGFLVGAEDFIQQGIYLRKLLDLKGNHLMEDALAILIKNGDMSRHLKKANKVYHTRLQHLTTLLDTCMPGAVEYTVPMGGMAIWSQFKVPLKTLSAHAAKQGLYISDGSFYMVKNACRIGFASLTTQEMDEAITILASGI, encoded by the coding sequence ATGCTGCCATTTCAGACCCTCATCCCCCTGAACAAAACCTTAGCCCTGCCTGTCTACAGGCAGATTGCCAATGCTATTGCCCAACATATCAGGAACGGAATCATAAAGCCCGAAACGGCCCTTCCAGGTACCCGTGAAATGGCTGAAACGCTGGATGTACATCGCAAAACCGTCGTCGCTGCCTACAGTGAATTACAAATTCAGGGATGGATCCTCGTCACTCCCCGGAAAGGATTTTATGTAGCCGGCAATCTACCGGAACTGAAACCCCGTGAATGGCAACAGGAAGGCGCCAGTGGTTATGGCAAACAAATGTCTGCTCCCTTCAATGTGCTGACATCCAATTACCAGGGTAGTATCTACCCTCCGCATACTCCATTCCGCCTCATTATTGACGATGGCTGGCCGGATACCCGTTTAGCACCGCTGGACTTACTGATGCGGGAATACAGAAGTCTCCTGAAATTCAAATACAAAAACCCGGTTACTGGCACTGTCACAGCCGGCGCTCTCAGTCTCCGGGAAGCGATGGTAGACTACCTCTCTGAAACAAGAGGTATCAAAGCTGACATCCCGAACCTCCTCATCACCCATGGCGCCCAGATGGCCATTTACATTGCCGCACGCCTTACCATTACCCCAGGTGCCCATGTGATCGCTGGCACACCCGGATATAACACTGCCAGTCAGTTATTCCAACACCTGGGTGCGAACCTCCTCACCGTACCTGTGGATGAGCAGGGCATAGATACCGACGCCGTTGCCGCTATCTGTAAAAAGCATCCTATCAGCATGCTCTATGTCATTCCTCATCACCATCATCCGACTACCGTTACCTTAAGTCCTGCCAGAAGAATGCACCTGCTGGAACTGGCAGCACAATACAATTTTGCCATCATCGAAGACGATTATGACTATGGCTTCCATTATAATTCCTCTCCCTATCTGCCGCTGGCCAGCGGGCAGCATGATGGAAGAGTGATCTACATAGGCTCTTTTTCCAAATCGCTGGCGGCTTCTGTACGTATCGGATTTCTGGTAGGTGCGGAAGACTTTATCCAGCAAGGCATCTACCTCCGCAAATTACTGGACCTGAAAGGCAACCACCTGATGGAAGATGCGCTGGCGATACTGATTAAAAACGGAGACATGTCCCGCCACCTGAAAAAGGCGAATAAGGTCTATCATACCCGGTTACAGCACCTGACTACGCTACTGGATACATGTATGCCGGGGGCAGTAGAATATACTGTACCTATGGGTGGCATGGCCATCTGGTCGCAGTTCAAAGTGCCTTTAAAAACATTGTCGGCACATGCAGCAAAGCAGGGTCTTTACATCAGCGATGGCTCTTTTTATATGGTGAAAAATGCCTGCCGGATTGGGTTTGCATCTTTGACTACACAGGAAATGGACGAGGCCATCACAATCTTAGCCAGCGGTATTTAA
- a CDS encoding alpha-L-fucosidase — MQRKLCLALACIVMSFNVSAQKTSNDPEKEKWFMDLGLGMFIHWSVDAQLGAVISHSMAGASDEYLERFTKELPKTFNPHKFNPDDWAVLAKLAGMKYVVFTTKHHSGFCMWDTKTTPFNIMNTPFKKDATKAIFDAFRKQGIAIGIYFSPEDFNYLYQHHIPVGRMQLPQHFPEKNPGLMALDKSQLKELLSNYGKIDFIFFDGPAEGLKEYAWELQPNIVVTRGQMNTPEQELPDAVLPGPWEACFTMGTDWQYKPTNDPQKSGTEMINMLIETRAKGGNLLLNVGPKPDGEIQIEQEALLRELALWQFANNEAVTGVRPWHIAKEGNVWFTRGGDSTTVYAFVQGGKDWKYGERKDMVFHTLEGNAQTKVSILGYASELVEYKENFDAGIYSQNTPVGLFISAVNGQRFYTDRKWPNPVVLKIEHVKFKPVVTNYRQSTIDGAK; from the coding sequence ATGCAGAGAAAATTATGCCTGGCTTTAGCCTGTATTGTCATGTCCTTTAACGTTTCCGCTCAAAAAACCAGCAACGACCCTGAAAAAGAGAAATGGTTCATGGACCTTGGTCTTGGGATGTTTATTCACTGGAGTGTGGATGCCCAGCTGGGCGCTGTGATCAGCCATAGTATGGCGGGTGCCTCCGACGAATACCTGGAGCGGTTTACAAAAGAATTGCCCAAAACGTTTAACCCACATAAATTCAATCCTGACGACTGGGCTGTGCTCGCTAAACTCGCGGGTATGAAATATGTGGTATTCACCACCAAGCACCACTCCGGTTTTTGTATGTGGGATACAAAGACTACGCCTTTCAATATTATGAATACGCCTTTCAAAAAAGATGCGACCAAAGCCATCTTTGATGCCTTCCGCAAACAAGGTATCGCGATCGGTATCTATTTCTCACCTGAGGATTTTAATTACTTATATCAGCATCATATTCCCGTAGGCAGAATGCAGCTGCCACAGCACTTTCCTGAAAAGAACCCGGGGCTGATGGCACTTGACAAGTCGCAGCTGAAAGAACTCTTAAGTAATTACGGTAAGATCGACTTTATCTTCTTCGATGGTCCTGCCGAAGGGCTGAAAGAATACGCCTGGGAACTGCAACCGAACATCGTAGTGACCCGCGGACAAATGAATACGCCGGAGCAGGAGCTGCCTGATGCAGTTTTACCCGGTCCATGGGAGGCTTGTTTTACCATGGGTACAGACTGGCAGTATAAACCTACCAACGACCCTCAGAAATCCGGCACAGAGATGATCAATATGCTCATTGAAACCAGGGCTAAAGGGGGCAATCTCTTACTGAATGTAGGACCCAAACCGGATGGAGAAATCCAGATAGAACAGGAAGCGCTGCTGCGTGAACTGGCCCTGTGGCAGTTTGCCAATAACGAAGCTGTGACAGGCGTACGCCCCTGGCATATAGCCAAAGAAGGCAATGTATGGTTCACCCGTGGTGGGGATAGTACGACCGTCTATGCCTTTGTACAGGGCGGTAAGGACTGGAAATATGGAGAAAGAAAAGATATGGTGTTTCACACATTGGAGGGAAATGCCCAGACCAAAGTGTCCATTTTAGGCTATGCCAGTGAGCTGGTAGAATATAAAGAAAACTTTGATGCGGGTATCTATTCACAGAATACCCCTGTAGGGCTTTTCATCAGTGCTGTAAACGGACAGCGTTTTTACACTGATCGCAAGTGGCCAAACCCTGTAGTACTAAAGATAGAGCATGTAAAATTCAAGCCGGTAGTAACGAACTATCGCCAGAGTACCATCGACGGTGCAAAATGA
- a CDS encoding polyprenyl synthetase family protein → MQLAKKILTGDLTRFGQYLREWMQGDSALFNKITDYILRHSGKQVRPVFVLLSAHLAGKITEQSYRAAVLVELLHNASLVHDDIVDDAAERRGQASVNALWKSRTAVLVGDVMFSNGMLQSLSIGDHKILKIFSDAIEETIIGELEQLTRSKKLNLKEDVYYTIIRQKTAALLKAACRAGAASATNDETIVEKIALFGEKVGMAFQIRDDLFDYGTEDVGKPVGNDIQEKKVTLPLIYTIANCSPAQRKELLHIIRHQNTNKQRIAYLISVVKECGGFDYATERMYAFRDEALAILDTFDNTEVKDALEEIVRYTTDRKY, encoded by the coding sequence ATGCAATTAGCGAAGAAGATACTAACAGGGGACCTTACACGTTTTGGCCAATATTTGCGCGAATGGATGCAGGGTGATAGTGCGCTTTTTAATAAGATCACTGACTACATTCTACGACATTCCGGCAAGCAGGTACGACCTGTATTTGTATTGCTGAGCGCCCACCTGGCGGGCAAGATCACCGAACAAAGTTACAGGGCCGCTGTATTGGTAGAGCTGTTGCACAATGCCTCGCTTGTACACGATGATATCGTAGACGATGCAGCGGAAAGGAGAGGACAAGCCTCGGTAAATGCCCTCTGGAAGAGCCGCACGGCTGTATTAGTGGGCGATGTAATGTTTTCGAACGGCATGCTGCAATCTCTCTCGATAGGCGATCATAAGATCCTGAAGATATTTTCGGACGCCATTGAAGAGACGATCATCGGTGAGCTGGAACAGCTGACACGCTCGAAAAAGTTAAATTTAAAAGAAGACGTTTATTATACCATCATCCGTCAAAAGACGGCAGCGCTGCTAAAGGCAGCCTGTAGAGCCGGCGCCGCTTCCGCCACCAATGATGAAACCATAGTTGAAAAGATTGCATTGTTCGGAGAGAAAGTAGGAATGGCCTTTCAAATCAGAGACGACCTGTTTGATTATGGCACTGAAGATGTCGGCAAACCAGTAGGCAATGACATCCAGGAAAAGAAAGTAACCTTGCCCTTAATCTATACGATTGCCAATTGTTCCCCTGCACAGCGTAAAGAATTATTACACATCATCAGGCACCAGAATACCAACAAGCAAAGAATTGCTTACCTGATTTCAGTAGTAAAGGAATGTGGTGGCTTTGACTATGCAACTGAACGCATGTATGCCTTCAGAGACGAGGCGTTGGCCATACTCGATACTTTTGATAATACAGAAGTGAAAGATGCATTGGAAGAAATAGTACGCTATACGACTGACAGGAAGTATTAA
- a CDS encoding RNA polymerase sigma factor, translating into MLILQLKDGNETVFEQVYDLTHKKVYRYFLKRNATHDTARDLTQQTFIRLWQYRQTLKEDRTLDTKLFTVANSVLIDHLRRHAHRQQLQDSFSDLQPASTQQALLAYEQQDYLHAAIAHLPPVRQKVIQLRLIHGFTNKEIALHLSIGVKTVEDHITKALRQVKSMQLLILLLICIK; encoded by the coding sequence ATGTTGATCTTACAATTGAAAGATGGCAATGAGACGGTGTTCGAACAGGTCTATGACCTGACACACAAAAAAGTCTACCGCTATTTTCTGAAAAGAAATGCCACACATGATACAGCCAGAGATCTGACCCAACAAACATTTATCCGATTATGGCAATACCGTCAAACTTTAAAGGAAGACCGCACACTCGATACAAAGTTATTTACTGTAGCTAATTCCGTTTTGATAGACCACCTGCGTCGTCATGCCCATCGGCAGCAATTACAGGATTCTTTCAGCGATCTGCAACCAGCCAGTACCCAACAGGCTTTGCTGGCCTATGAGCAGCAGGATTACCTGCATGCTGCCATTGCCCACTTACCCCCCGTGAGGCAAAAAGTAATTCAGTTAAGATTAATCCATGGATTTACCAACAAGGAAATCGCCCTCCACTTATCTATTGGTGTAAAAACCGTAGAAGACCACATTACCAAAGCTTTGCGGCAGGTAAAATCCATGCAGCTACTCATCCTGCTACTCATTTGTATTAAGTAA
- a CDS encoding FecR family protein: protein MQITHAQLDRFLKGLCTAEEAQFIADYLHEHPHVLDAFLQQDWDGTDADTALPAGLSDSMYHQIEKYTVRRPRMKKWMWTAAAAVVSVLATLGLFQKKNSKPAMMASLHTPAHKTAQWQVYKNDQHKKDTIFLADGTTVYLFKNGSIRYKEREVYLQGKATFNVTKDAHAPFMVYAGPVTTTVLGTSFNIDQHQKQVIVTLYSGKIAVQQASMKKVVMQPGQQLVYNDFVVPTVATSDSVFNNTPVAIVLDALSRRYNSVIRYDPGPLRHHYFTGSVMPTDSLQTILHVIGQMNGLTVTQVNDTVIIR, encoded by the coding sequence ATGCAGATAACTCACGCGCAATTAGACAGGTTCCTGAAAGGACTTTGTACAGCAGAAGAAGCACAGTTCATAGCTGATTACCTGCATGAGCACCCGCATGTGTTAGATGCATTTCTTCAACAGGACTGGGACGGGACAGATGCGGATACAGCTTTGCCAGCTGGTCTGAGCGATTCGATGTACCATCAGATTGAAAAGTACACCGTACGCAGACCGCGTATGAAAAAGTGGATGTGGACGGCTGCTGCTGCGGTTGTATCTGTATTAGCAACTTTAGGGCTCTTTCAAAAAAAGAATAGCAAACCTGCTATGATGGCTTCATTGCACACACCTGCACATAAGACTGCACAATGGCAGGTGTATAAAAATGACCAGCATAAAAAAGATACCATTTTTTTGGCAGACGGTACCACCGTGTACTTATTTAAAAATGGCAGTATCCGTTACAAAGAAAGAGAAGTATACCTGCAAGGTAAAGCTACCTTCAATGTGACCAAAGATGCACATGCTCCATTTATGGTATATGCAGGCCCTGTAACGACAACTGTATTAGGTACAAGCTTTAATATAGACCAACACCAGAAACAGGTAATTGTAACATTATATAGCGGTAAAATAGCGGTTCAACAGGCATCAATGAAAAAAGTAGTTATGCAGCCAGGGCAACAGTTAGTATACAATGATTTCGTTGTACCTACGGTAGCCACCAGTGATTCTGTATTCAATAATACACCTGTAGCAATAGTATTGGATGCATTGTCCAGAAGATACAACAGCGTGATCCGGTATGATCCGGGTCCCCTCAGGCATCACTACTTTACAGGTTCCGTCATGCCAACAGATTCATTGCAAACTATCCTGCATGTAATCGGCCAGATGAACGGACTGACAGTGACACAGGTAAATGATACCGTAATAATCAGATAA